In Coprococcus phoceensis, the genomic stretch TCATATACTGATTTGCTCTCTGCATATTCCTTTACGGAACCATCTTTTAATGTAATTTTCATAATAATCATCTCTCCTTTTTTAATTTGGGGACGTAGGAAAATTGAATTTTACTACGTCCCTAATTGACAAATGCCCTGTCCCTAAACGTAAAATGAAACGAAAAAAATCCCTTGTAATGAATTTCATTACAAGGGACGAGTTCTCTTTACTCGCGGTTCCACCCAAATTGTACTGGCAAATACCAGAACCACTCAACTGATTATAACGGAATCACCGGACTGTTTTGCAGCCACTCCGAGGTAGTTTTCAGATGTTTCCGCAATAAGAGGCTTCCAGCCTGCGACCTCTCTCTCTGTATCCTTTCACATCTTACTCGTCTCATCAACGTGTTTTCTGTTTCTATATCCCCTATTATAACATTGGAAAATGATTTGTCAATGACTGGATTTTTGGATATAATAGTTACAGTTCACATATCAGTCGATCGCAAAAGCAGCATAGAGAGTGTGAACAATAATGTATCATGCGTAGAACAGAGAGGATTTTAGAAATGGATATAAATCAAAAAATAACAGAAGAGCTTGGCGTGAAAGAATGGCAGGTGGAAGCGGCTGTAAAGTTAATCGATGAGGGAAATACGATTCCGTTTATTTCCAGATACCGTAAAGAGGCAACTGGTTCGTTAAATGATGAGCAGCTTCGAAAATTATACGAAAGACTGATGTATCTTCGAAATTTGGAAGAGAAAAAAGAGCAGGTGCTTGCGACAATTGAAGAGCAGGGGAAACTGACAGAAGAATTGAAATTGCAGATTCTTGCAGCAGAGACACTGGTAGTTGTGGAAGATTTATACCGTCCATATAGACCAAAACGAAGAACGAGGGCGACAATCGCAAAAGAAAAAGGGCTTGAACCTCTGGCAGCACTGATCACGCTGCAAAAGACAAAAGTCCCGATAGAAGAAGCTGCAAAATCTTATATTTCGGAAGAAAAAGAGGTAAAGACGGCGGGGGAAGCAATCAATGGGGCGAAAGATATCATTGCAGAATATATTTCCGATGAGGCGGATTACCGCATCTATATCCGAGATCTGACTGCGAAACAAGGAAAAATTACTTCAATAGCGAAGGATGCACAGACAGAATCCGTGTACGAGATGTACTATGAATTCGAAGAGCCGATTACAAAACTTGCCGGACACCGTATTCTTGCATTGAATCGTGGAGAAAAGGAAAAGATATTGACTGTGAAGGTGGAGGCTCCGGAAGAACGAATTTTGCAATATCTGGAAAAGAAAGTCATTTCTTCAGATAATGTGTATACAACACCGATTTTACAGGAAGTAATTGAAGACAGCTATAAGCGCTTGATAGCGCCGGCGATTGAGCGTGAGATCCGAAGTGATCTAACAGAAAAAGCAGAGGACGGCGCGATTGAGGTTTTTGGAAAGAACTTGGAACAACTTTTGATGCAGCCGCCGATTGTTGGACAGGTTGTGCTTGGGTGGGATCCTGCATTTCGTACCGGATGTAAGCTTGCAGTAGTAGATGCAACCGGAAAAGTGCTGGATACGACTGTTATTTACCCGACTGCACCGACTACTCCTCAGAAGATTCAGGCAGCAAAAGAGACACTGAAGAAACTGATTCGAAAATACGGAATTACGTTATTTTCAGTTGGAAATGGAACGGCCTCCAGAGAATCAGAGCAGATTATTGTAGAATTATTCAAAGAGATTCCGGAGAAAGTGCAATATATTATCACAAACGAGGCGGGGGCTTCCGTATATTCCGCAAGCAAACTTGCAACAGAAGAATTCCCGAACTTTGATGTAGGACAAAGAAGTGCGGCGTCAATTGCGAGACGTCTCCAGGATCCGCTTGCAGAACTTGTGAAGATTGATCCGAAATCTATCGGTGTCGGACAGTATCAGCATGATATGAATCAGAAAAAATTAAGCGAAGCGCTGTCCGGTGTTGTGGAAGACTGTGTAAATAAAGTCGGAGTGGATCTAAATACTGCATCTGCACCGCTTTTAGCTTATATTTCCGGCATTTCCAATGCGATCGCAAAAAATATTGTCACATACAGAGAAGAAAATGGAAGCTTTACGAGCAGAAAGCAGCTTTTAAAGGTGGCAAAATTGGGACAGAAAGCGTTTGAGCAGTGTGCCGGATTTATGAGAATTCAGGGTGGAAAAAATCCGCTTGACGCGACAAGTGTGCATCCGGAAAGTTACGAGGCGGCAGAAAAACTGCTGGAAAAACAAGGGTTTACAACAAAAGATATCACAGGAGGAAATTTGCAGGGGCTTTCCAAATCAATCAAAGATTATAAAAAACTTGCAGAAGAACTCGGCATCGGAGAAATTACGCTGCGCGACATTGTAAAAGAATTGGAAAAACCGGGACGTGACCCGCGTGATGAGATGCCAAAACCGATTTTAAGAACTGATGTCCTGGAGATGAAAGATCTGACAGAAGGCATGATTTTAAAAGGAACCGTCCGAAATGTCATCGATTTTGGAGTATTTGTGGACATCGGAGTGCATCAGGATGGTCTTGTACACATCTCGCAGATTACAGATAAAAAATTTATCAAGCATCCATTGGAAGTGGTAAGTGTCGGAGATATTGTAGATGTAAAAGTGATGAGTGTGGATGTGAAGAAAAAACGAATTCAGTTGACGATGAAAGGAATATAAAAATGTTCTCGTATGAAACCATTCAGCTTTTTAATGACTTAGAGCTGGTCATTTACAATTACATTATGAAAAACAGTAGTCAGGTACAGTACATGACAATTCGGGAATTAGCAGACGCGGTTCACGTCAGCACTTCATCGATTATGCGATTCTGCAAGAAAGCAGGATGTGATGGATATGCGGAATTTCGGGTGAAATTTAAATTGTACTTGGAGAGCAGAAAGGAAATTCAGCCACAGAATGATTTGAGTGAGTTGCTGCATTATTTTCAGGGTGTTCATACGAGTGCATTTGAGGAGCAGATTTCCAGAGCGGTTGATATGGTCAGAGGAGCGCAGCAGGTAATTCTCATCGGAGTTGGTTCATCAGGAACACTTGCCAGATATGGCGCCAGGTATTTTTCAAATGTGGGAAAATTCAGTCAGTATATTGATGATCCGTACTATCCAATTTCCAGAGACACGTATATTGACACGGTTGTGATTGCGCTATCAGAGTCGGGCGAGACCAGACAGACAATCGAGATGACAGAAAGTTTCAAACGTCATCAGTGTAAGATTTTAAGTATCACAAACAAGGATTCTTCCACATTGTCTAAAATTTCGGACATGAATCTGTCTTATTTTGTGACAGAGAGATTTGTGGAAGGGCGGTACAATGTGACCTCACAGGTTCCGGTACTGTTTCTGATGGAAACGATTGCGAGAAGACTCTAGTGTGCTGTATCATTCATATTTCGCATAATGACTTGCCTGAATTCCACTCTACTGCGTTGTCGTCAATCGACGATGCCACCGCATCGCCTCACTCCGCCGCCTTGCAGACTGAAAATTCATTCTGTGTCATTATGCTGAAAGTGAATGAGACAGAACACTAGTATATCAAGATGGCACAAGATGTGCCGGATTTGTAACAAATTTCAAAACAGCATACATGTACCCAAACAAGGGGAAAGAGCAGACAGCCTTTTGGCTGTCTGTTATACTAAATGCAGAAAATAAAAAAGGAGAGAGAAGGCTATGGCAATTGATTATTCCATTACGGCAAAAGAAATTGTAAAAGAACTTGGCGGTGACGAGAATATTGTAAACGTCACACACTGTGCAACAAGACTTCGTTTTATTTTAAAAGACGAATCGGTTGTAGACGGAGCAAAAGTAGCAAAAATTCCGGGTGTCATTACGACTGTACAGGCAGGAGGTCAATATCAGATTGTCATTGGCAATCATGTGTCGGATGCATATGCTTTTGTGATGAAATTGGTGCACGTAGAATCCGGAGAGATTCAGGATACAGGAAAGAAAGCAGGAGTTGTGAGCCGGATCATCGATGTCATTTCCAGCATTTTTGCCCCATTTTTATATACATTGGCGGCATGTGGTATCTTGCAGGGGATTCTTGGTGTATTAGTAGCTCTGAATTGGATTGACACAACAGGTGGAACGTATCAGATTTTGAATTTTGTTTCATGGACGGCATTTACGTTTTTACCTGTATTGATTGCAGTGACGGCTTCGAAAAAATTTAATGTGAATGTATTTATTGCGGTTGTAATTGCATGTGCACTTGTGTCACCGGATTATATTGCAATGGTAAATGCAGGGGATCCAGTTAAGTTTTTGGGTATACCGGTACAGCTTCTCAGCTATACATCTTCGGTGATTCCGATTAT encodes the following:
- a CDS encoding Tex family protein, with translation MDINQKITEELGVKEWQVEAAVKLIDEGNTIPFISRYRKEATGSLNDEQLRKLYERLMYLRNLEEKKEQVLATIEEQGKLTEELKLQILAAETLVVVEDLYRPYRPKRRTRATIAKEKGLEPLAALITLQKTKVPIEEAAKSYISEEKEVKTAGEAINGAKDIIAEYISDEADYRIYIRDLTAKQGKITSIAKDAQTESVYEMYYEFEEPITKLAGHRILALNRGEKEKILTVKVEAPEERILQYLEKKVISSDNVYTTPILQEVIEDSYKRLIAPAIEREIRSDLTEKAEDGAIEVFGKNLEQLLMQPPIVGQVVLGWDPAFRTGCKLAVVDATGKVLDTTVIYPTAPTTPQKIQAAKETLKKLIRKYGITLFSVGNGTASRESEQIIVELFKEIPEKVQYIITNEAGASVYSASKLATEEFPNFDVGQRSAASIARRLQDPLAELVKIDPKSIGVGQYQHDMNQKKLSEALSGVVEDCVNKVGVDLNTASAPLLAYISGISNAIAKNIVTYREENGSFTSRKQLLKVAKLGQKAFEQCAGFMRIQGGKNPLDATSVHPESYEAAEKLLEKQGFTTKDITGGNLQGLSKSIKDYKKLAEELGIGEITLRDIVKELEKPGRDPRDEMPKPILRTDVLEMKDLTEGMILKGTVRNVIDFGVFVDIGVHQDGLVHISQITDKKFIKHPLEVVSVGDIVDVKVMSVDVKKKRIQLTMKGI
- a CDS encoding MurR/RpiR family transcriptional regulator translates to MFSYETIQLFNDLELVIYNYIMKNSSQVQYMTIRELADAVHVSTSSIMRFCKKAGCDGYAEFRVKFKLYLESRKEIQPQNDLSELLHYFQGVHTSAFEEQISRAVDMVRGAQQVILIGVGSSGTLARYGARYFSNVGKFSQYIDDPYYPISRDTYIDTVVIALSESGETRQTIEMTESFKRHQCKILSITNKDSSTLSKISDMNLSYFVTERFVEGRYNVTSQVPVLFLMETIARRL